The Chryseobacterium sp. 52 genome includes a region encoding these proteins:
- a CDS encoding MupA/Atu3671 family FMN-dependent luciferase-like monooxygenase — translation MDNSYIFPMSSGQERMWMLNQMNDNITIYNLPVVIDIKGPIDFPLLEKSVILLVQRHEILRTSFNLIDNNPSQVVYDEGLIALTYTDLTGSTSQVRENQSREAIHKLVNAAFDIKEGPLLRLNLIKKKENHNTLVIVMHHIISDSLSLRLLVEELMFNYEQLLKDPEYQSEELPIQYVDYTIWQNKWLQSDQYTKELNYWKNNLESPIEYTNLPIDKSRPAIQSYNGAVIKFEIPQNLYNLLEVVSKENNATIFMTLFSGFSMLITQLSRQNEIAIGTPIMTRPRKELEGLIGFFVNTLVIRSEIVKGQTYAEFLKETRDVLIAAFSNSNLPFEKLIEVLNPKRNLSFSPLFQVMFSMHDEKSYPLKAANLELTILDTEQSASKFDFTLHIEKTNGGATGIFEYNTDLFEYESINRYISRYMAIITKIAENQNELVSKMLAIPNEEKITLLEWNSTQLAYEPSDTIISQLEQQVKSTPDAIALIHENEQYSYFEIDQAVHLLAGRLIETGINKGDVVGLFIDRSIEMVIGIFGILKSGATFLPLDPKHPQDRLEYMVTSSQLSAVVGFEKYEKRIASWKKPVVFIDRIMAESSEPAHLDLVINPEAIAYMMFTSGSTGKPKAVSVRHRNVVNFFAGMDQAIGKEPGTFLALTTYTFDISILELIWTITRGFKVIIQTEIRNSNISSRNKVLDFSLFYFASSEDSAADEKYKLLLDGAKYGDENGFNAVWVPERHFHEFGGIYPNPSVLGAALAVTTQKINIRAGSVVFPLHNPIRIAEEWSVVDNLSNGRVGIAAASGWHVDDFVFYPKNYNDRQEVMYDSLDKVRKLWRGESVGFMNGNEKLKEVKIYPGPLQKELPVWITSGGNIETFRSAGKLGLNILTHLLGNTIENLSEKIDAYRTSLKENGFEPESGKVSIMLHTYIGEDIEEVHREVRMPLINYLKSSAGLVQKMFESEISNGGELSESDIDALLNNSFERYVKSAGLIGTKESCTEMLDKLYAIGIDEIACLIDFGLDYTLTMKSLGFIKELKDAYNSNLKSTVDFSIPQQLVKHNITHFQCTPSLMRMLNADLKIYEKMKSVKRILLGGEKLPLDLVKDVYSQLPDVEIFNMYGPTETTIWSTVSKVDRQTDKIFIGKPIANTQIHILSDEMEVLPIGVKGGIYIGGDGVSAGYLSDHERHAKAFVKNPFSDGLIYKTGDIGRYANSGNIEIFGREDEQIKIRGYRIELGEIEAVINTCEIVREVGVYLDDSNNSPEIVACISLNNTQGETYSDQKENKDLLSLNDKKTVYKSSGRPLYQLPNGLSVDHYNAHTTNLMYKEVFLDNDYIKHGIILNEDSCVIDAGSNIGLFSLMIHSRFKNINIFAFEPIPTTFERLQNNFENYGIKGRAYNKGLSSKNETVQFTHYPNMSGISGRFSNTGSDIMAAKNVAKSYMNDHDDQFLQEMERLIENRYETENYSCELTTISDVIKENNLKKIDLLKIDVEKSELLVLKGISDDDWDKIEQFVLEVDTREHKEEVIRILEARGYTLFVHNLVEVDKKEDNPNDVFAYIIYATKKSAKALEAVELSIPESLSFIKKYVKDKLPEYMVPTHFKVIDEFKLNTNGKIDRTALKNSKSKVATLPEKITADASQPMSEVISNIWKSLLQIDTIDPNKNFFDLGGHSLLLIKMQASIEEILNIKISVIELFKYPTIDSLSQYLGYDKQEKSEYDRAALRKNRLQGKKNRA, via the coding sequence ATGGATAATTCGTATATATTTCCAATGTCTTCTGGACAAGAAAGGATGTGGATGCTCAATCAAATGAATGACAATATCACGATATATAACCTGCCTGTGGTCATAGATATAAAAGGACCGATTGACTTCCCTTTGCTGGAAAAATCTGTTATATTGTTGGTTCAACGGCATGAAATATTAAGAACAAGCTTCAATTTGATTGATAACAATCCGTCGCAGGTAGTATATGATGAAGGCCTTATTGCATTGACGTATACAGATCTGACCGGATCTACCTCACAAGTTAGGGAAAATCAATCCAGAGAGGCTATTCACAAGCTTGTAAATGCTGCTTTTGATATAAAAGAAGGTCCGCTGTTGCGATTAAATTTGATAAAGAAAAAAGAAAACCATAACACATTGGTGATTGTAATGCACCATATCATTTCGGATAGCTTGTCCCTGAGATTGCTTGTGGAAGAACTGATGTTTAATTATGAACAGCTGTTGAAAGATCCGGAATACCAAAGTGAAGAGCTGCCAATCCAATATGTGGATTATACCATATGGCAAAATAAATGGCTTCAAAGCGATCAATATACAAAAGAGCTCAATTACTGGAAAAACAATCTGGAATCACCTATAGAATATACAAACCTTCCAATAGACAAGTCGAGGCCCGCAATTCAAAGTTATAATGGCGCAGTTATAAAATTTGAAATTCCCCAAAACCTCTATAACCTCCTTGAAGTTGTAAGTAAAGAAAACAACGCGACGATCTTTATGACGCTGTTTTCGGGATTTTCGATGTTGATCACGCAACTGTCCCGCCAAAACGAAATTGCGATTGGTACACCAATTATGACTAGGCCAAGAAAAGAATTGGAAGGGTTAATAGGTTTTTTTGTTAATACATTGGTCATCAGGAGTGAAATAGTTAAAGGTCAAACCTATGCCGAATTTCTGAAAGAAACACGAGACGTTTTAATTGCTGCTTTTTCGAACAGCAATTTGCCGTTTGAAAAATTAATTGAAGTACTGAACCCTAAAAGGAATTTGAGCTTTTCACCTCTTTTTCAGGTAATGTTCAGTATGCATGATGAAAAATCATACCCTCTGAAAGCAGCAAATTTAGAGCTGACTATTTTAGATACGGAACAAAGCGCATCAAAATTTGATTTCACCCTGCACATAGAAAAAACAAATGGCGGGGCAACGGGAATCTTTGAATATAATACAGATTTGTTTGAATACGAATCGATCAATCGGTATATTTCCAGATATATGGCGATTATTACTAAAATCGCTGAAAATCAGAATGAATTGGTTTCGAAAATGCTTGCTATTCCTAATGAAGAAAAAATTACCTTATTGGAATGGAATAGCACGCAGCTTGCATACGAACCCTCCGATACCATCATCAGTCAATTGGAGCAGCAAGTTAAAAGCACTCCTGATGCGATAGCATTAATTCATGAAAATGAACAATACAGCTATTTTGAAATCGACCAGGCAGTGCATCTCTTGGCCGGAAGACTTATTGAGACCGGCATAAATAAAGGTGATGTGGTAGGGCTTTTCATCGACAGAAGCATCGAGATGGTTATTGGGATTTTTGGAATATTGAAATCGGGTGCAACCTTTTTACCGCTGGATCCCAAGCATCCACAAGACCGACTGGAGTATATGGTAACCAGTTCACAATTGAGCGCGGTGGTTGGCTTTGAAAAATATGAAAAAAGGATCGCCAGCTGGAAAAAGCCTGTGGTTTTTATAGACAGAATTATGGCTGAATCGTCTGAGCCAGCTCATCTGGACCTGGTTATAAATCCAGAAGCAATAGCTTATATGATGTTTACTTCAGGAAGTACAGGTAAGCCCAAAGCGGTTTCTGTAAGACATAGAAATGTTGTTAACTTTTTTGCGGGAATGGATCAGGCAATAGGGAAAGAACCTGGAACATTCCTTGCACTCACAACATATACATTCGATATTTCCATTTTAGAGCTCATTTGGACGATAACCAGGGGCTTCAAAGTAATTATCCAGACAGAAATCAGGAATTCAAATATTTCCAGCAGGAACAAAGTCCTTGATTTCAGCCTCTTTTATTTTGCCAGTTCAGAGGACAGCGCGGCTGATGAAAAATACAAACTTTTATTGGATGGCGCAAAATATGGCGATGAAAACGGTTTTAATGCAGTCTGGGTCCCTGAAAGACATTTTCATGAGTTTGGTGGTATTTATCCAAATCCGTCTGTACTGGGAGCTGCTTTGGCAGTAACGACACAAAAAATTAATATCAGGGCAGGCAGCGTGGTATTTCCACTTCACAACCCGATCCGTATTGCCGAAGAATGGTCTGTAGTAGACAACCTTTCTAACGGAAGAGTAGGCATTGCAGCAGCATCGGGATGGCATGTCGATGATTTTGTATTCTATCCTAAAAACTATAACGACAGGCAGGAAGTAATGTACGACAGCCTGGATAAAGTCAGAAAATTGTGGCGAGGTGAATCTGTAGGTTTCATGAACGGAAATGAAAAACTTAAAGAAGTAAAGATTTACCCAGGCCCATTGCAAAAAGAGCTTCCTGTCTGGATCACCTCTGGCGGGAATATTGAAACCTTCCGGTCAGCAGGAAAGTTGGGGCTAAATATACTTACTCATTTACTAGGCAATACCATAGAAAATCTTTCTGAAAAAATTGATGCCTATAGAACCTCATTGAAGGAAAATGGCTTTGAGCCCGAATCCGGGAAAGTTTCAATTATGCTGCATACCTACATAGGCGAGGATATTGAAGAAGTGCACCGGGAAGTACGTATGCCCCTGATAAATTACTTAAAAAGCTCTGCAGGTCTCGTCCAGAAAATGTTCGAAAGCGAAATTTCAAATGGCGGAGAACTTTCAGAATCTGATATAGATGCTTTGCTGAACAATTCATTTGAGCGGTATGTTAAATCGGCAGGTCTTATTGGTACGAAAGAAAGCTGTACGGAAATGCTTGATAAATTATATGCAATCGGAATTGATGAAATTGCCTGTCTGATCGATTTTGGGCTAGACTATACATTAACAATGAAAAGCCTAGGCTTTATAAAAGAATTGAAAGATGCATACAATTCCAATCTTAAGAGTACTGTGGACTTTTCAATTCCTCAGCAGCTGGTGAAACATAATATCACACATTTTCAATGCACACCATCATTAATGCGTATGTTGAATGCCGATTTAAAGATTTATGAAAAAATGAAATCGGTAAAGCGTATTCTATTGGGAGGAGAAAAACTGCCTTTGGATTTAGTAAAAGATGTGTACAGTCAGTTGCCTGATGTAGAAATTTTTAATATGTATGGACCAACTGAAACTACAATCTGGTCAACAGTATCAAAGGTAGACAGACAAACAGACAAGATTTTCATTGGCAAACCCATAGCAAATACCCAGATTCATATTTTAAGCGATGAAATGGAGGTTCTTCCGATTGGCGTTAAGGGCGGTATATATATCGGAGGCGACGGTGTGTCAGCAGGCTATCTTTCAGATCACGAGCGGCATGCTAAAGCCTTTGTAAAAAACCCTTTTTCGGATGGGCTAATTTATAAAACTGGCGATATCGGACGTTATGCAAATAGCGGGAACATAGAAATATTTGGCCGTGAAGACGAACAAATAAAGATAAGAGGCTACAGAATTGAACTGGGCGAAATCGAAGCAGTAATAAATACCTGCGAAATTGTCCGGGAGGTAGGTGTATATTTAGATGACAGCAATAATAGCCCTGAGATCGTCGCCTGCATCTCTTTAAATAATACTCAGGGAGAAACGTACAGTGATCAAAAAGAAAACAAGGATTTACTTTCCCTGAACGATAAAAAAACGGTTTATAAATCATCCGGCAGGCCGTTATACCAATTGCCGAACGGCTTATCAGTAGATCATTACAATGCCCATACGACTAATTTAATGTATAAGGAAGTATTTCTCGATAATGATTATATCAAGCATGGCATCATTTTAAATGAAGACTCTTGTGTGATTGATGCAGGGTCTAACATCGGTTTGTTCAGTTTAATGATCCATTCAAGGTTTAAAAATATTAATATATTTGCATTTGAACCGATTCCCACGACATTCGAAAGGCTGCAAAACAACTTTGAAAATTACGGAATTAAAGGACGGGCCTACAACAAAGGTCTTTCCAGTAAAAATGAGACCGTCCAGTTTACGCATTATCCAAATATGTCTGGAATATCAGGAAGGTTTTCTAATACCGGCAGCGATATCATGGCGGCAAAGAATGTAGCCAAAAGCTATATGAATGATCATGATGACCAGTTCCTGCAAGAAATGGAACGGCTCATAGAAAATAGGTATGAAACCGAGAATTATTCTTGCGAGCTTACTACGATCTCTGACGTGATCAAAGAGAACAATCTGAAAAAAATAGACCTTTTGAAGATTGATGTTGAAAAAAGTGAATTGCTTGTACTAAAGGGAATTTCCGATGACGATTGGGATAAAATAGAGCAATTCGTACTAGAGGTCGATACCCGGGAACACAAAGAAGAAGTGATTCGTATTCTGGAAGCCAGAGGATATACTTTATTTGTTCATAACCTGGTTGAAGTAGATAAAAAAGAAGACAACCCGAATGATGTTTTTGCCTATATCATTTATGCGACAAAAAAGTCGGCAAAAGCTTTAGAAGCTGTTGAACTTAGCATCCCAGAATCTTTATCTTTCATAAAAAAATATGTGAAAGACAAGCTTCCAGAGTACATGGTGCCAACACATTTTAAAGTTATAGATGAATTTAAGCTTAACACAAATGGTAAAATTGACCGTACTGCATTGAAAAACAGCAAAAGTAAGGTGGCTACATTGCCTGAAAAGATAACCGCTGATGCTAGCCAACCAATGTCTGAAGTAATTTCAAATATCTGGAAAAGCTTGTTGCAGATAGACACGATCGATCCAAATAAGAATTTTTTCGATCTTGGTGGGCACTCCTTGTTACTGATAAAAATGCAGGCAAGCATTGAAGAAATCCTCAACATTAAAATTTCTGTTATTGAACTATTCAAATATCCAACAATCGATTCCTTATCTCAATATCTGGGATATGATAAACAGGAAAAATCGGAATATGACAGGGCAGCGTTGAGAAAAAATAGGCTTCAGGGTAAAAAAAACAGAGCCTAA
- a CDS encoding type I polyketide synthase yields MDSDKYINDIAIVGMSLRFPGSKTIDEFWKNLCDAKESISVFSDEELRSNGIPEAFLNAPNYVKANGALEDIDMFDGSFFGYTPAESKILPPQFRLFLECTWEALEDSGNVPNKFPGTIGLYAGSGMNSYLIHNILTNKEETDAALGLQLRIFNDKDFLPLHASYKLNLKGPSLNIQTACSTSLVAVHMACQSLLNGECDLAMAGGASVDAIQKTGYFYEEGFITSRDGHCRTFDEAASGSVSGNGVGVIALKRMSEALEDKDHIYAVIKGSAINNDGNHKIGFTAPSVEGQAKVIAEAMSMAEVDASHLGYIEAHGTATLLGDPIEIAALNQAFAKSGTTGNCAIGSIKPNIGHADTAAGIAGLIKAALCLKYKMIPPTLHYKKANPKIDFKDNFYVNTELKKWDSEKKRYAGVSSFGIGGTNAHVVLSEVPEFISEELQVPELFLMSAKTETALAKMGENLLDKIVLNPEMKLADIAYTLREGREFFGKRKFFVSDTIEDLKNNLGQFHTIPGYELSDNHTIKNICFMFPGGGAHYQGMGKDLYKTEPVFKTVVDECALILLDVLEFDIRNELSYFDDSGNKSHFSDTAYSLSALFVVELAMAKLLESKNVKPTYMIGHSMGEYVAACLSGVFSLSDALKIVALRGKLFNTLPKGAMLSVFLSEKEIEKYLTANLSVAAVNSNSMTVISGKKEEIIQLKNELSDYGIECKTLHIDVAAHSKYVDAILDSFKEYLSKLTLNAPGIPFISNLSGTWITSQEATDPEYWVKHLRQTVQFSKGIENILANKNTAIIEVGPGRSLTTLCLAQVSRSEKQLIIDSMPGYKDTMSDSKKMLGVIGKLWANGFEIDGSIFNKSHKIPLPTYPFERKRYWITPSVLNEFNESGTNKLPLSKIFYLPSWKRIEPENTTNTETAFDNCVLIFKNETDFENELLSQIKKTNSKIIEVAKGETFQHNGNRFTIDIQSQDHHIRLFEILNREDKLPTQIIYSLPLQKKSFTTKDHEIDLNTIDRESFENYFGLLYLSQAIHKSTAEDRIKNIQIICITNELHSITGDEEIDLINIPLLGVVKVIPQEFTKIDCINIDLSISNKEKWTFFINTILNSINNETESHKIRALRGRFQWVPSYENIEISKSILDDHTVNPVRDLGVYIIAGGLGDIGLAVSAQLAKSAKAIKLILLNRSLFPSRATWEGIIREGKDTESIQKIQKIKAIEILGAEVILLQANVLDVERIENIREKILEKYGQINGIIQAVGQYESKNNSEIFGSKVKGTLILDHVFKNIELEMFILFSSLNSVIPVYGQSEYAASSCFLDGYANYRKTVLGKPTLVINWDRWQGMGSAAKVEKTFKKLTGTELDVSLSEQEGVEAFDKMIRTQNTQVLVSCYDLQNKIEINRMGLSRLLQDIKIKDSIATTEKQLVYKENLDDSLEAKIERIWKNIIGIDAIGIYENFFEIGGHSLMAARIISHIKKEMNAEISLVEFFKEPTIANLVSIITEQRNENKKPILKIETVSREKKYFTFDENGEIE; encoded by the coding sequence ATGGATTCCGATAAATATATAAATGATATTGCAATCGTTGGGATGTCGCTTAGGTTTCCTGGTTCTAAAACCATAGATGAATTTTGGAAGAACCTATGTGATGCCAAAGAATCAATTTCCGTTTTTTCTGATGAAGAGTTAAGGTCGAACGGCATTCCGGAAGCATTTCTCAATGCTCCTAATTATGTAAAAGCGAATGGCGCATTAGAAGACATAGATATGTTTGATGGGAGTTTTTTCGGATACACTCCGGCCGAATCTAAAATACTTCCTCCCCAGTTCAGACTGTTCCTGGAATGCACATGGGAAGCGCTTGAAGACAGCGGCAACGTACCCAATAAATTTCCGGGAACCATTGGCCTGTATGCAGGATCAGGGATGAATTCCTACCTGATTCACAACATTCTTACCAACAAAGAGGAAACCGATGCAGCACTGGGCTTGCAATTGCGAATCTTTAATGATAAAGATTTTCTCCCTTTGCATGCCTCATACAAACTTAATTTAAAAGGGCCAAGCCTAAACATCCAGACTGCGTGTTCGACATCATTGGTCGCAGTGCATATGGCTTGTCAGAGTTTGTTAAACGGAGAATGCGATCTGGCTATGGCCGGGGGGGCTTCTGTAGATGCCATTCAAAAAACGGGCTACTTCTATGAAGAAGGATTCATTACTTCCAGAGATGGACATTGCAGGACATTTGATGAAGCGGCAAGCGGATCTGTGAGCGGGAACGGAGTGGGCGTTATTGCGCTTAAGCGGATGTCTGAAGCATTGGAAGATAAAGATCATATTTATGCAGTCATTAAAGGAAGCGCTATAAATAATGATGGGAACCACAAAATTGGCTTTACAGCGCCAAGCGTGGAAGGACAAGCGAAAGTAATTGCCGAAGCTATGTCTATGGCTGAAGTTGATGCAAGCCACTTAGGCTATATCGAGGCCCATGGAACGGCCACTTTGTTAGGGGATCCTATCGAGATAGCCGCTTTAAACCAGGCTTTTGCGAAATCTGGTACGACTGGAAACTGTGCCATCGGTTCAATTAAACCAAATATTGGTCATGCCGATACTGCAGCAGGAATCGCGGGGCTTATTAAAGCAGCGCTTTGCTTAAAATATAAAATGATCCCTCCGACTTTACATTATAAAAAGGCCAATCCTAAAATAGATTTTAAGGATAATTTTTATGTAAATACAGAATTAAAAAAATGGGATTCTGAAAAAAAAAGGTATGCTGGAGTGAGCTCTTTTGGAATAGGAGGAACGAATGCCCACGTCGTTCTGTCGGAAGTACCTGAATTCATTTCCGAGGAACTTCAAGTGCCTGAGTTGTTTTTAATGTCTGCAAAAACAGAAACAGCATTGGCGAAAATGGGAGAAAATTTACTCGATAAAATAGTGCTTAACCCAGAAATGAAACTAGCAGATATTGCTTACACATTAAGGGAAGGTCGTGAATTTTTCGGTAAACGCAAGTTCTTTGTTTCTGATACAATTGAGGATTTAAAAAATAATTTAGGTCAATTTCACACTATTCCGGGGTATGAACTTTCAGACAATCATACCATAAAAAACATTTGTTTTATGTTTCCGGGCGGTGGTGCACATTATCAAGGAATGGGGAAGGACCTGTACAAAACAGAGCCTGTATTTAAAACTGTGGTTGATGAGTGCGCCCTGATCCTACTTGACGTATTAGAATTTGATATCAGAAACGAACTTTCCTATTTTGATGATTCCGGTAATAAATCGCATTTCAGTGATACCGCCTATTCTCTATCGGCTTTATTTGTTGTAGAGCTTGCAATGGCAAAATTGCTCGAAAGCAAGAATGTAAAGCCAACATATATGATCGGGCACAGTATGGGAGAATATGTAGCGGCGTGTTTATCGGGTGTATTTTCTCTTTCAGATGCGCTGAAAATTGTAGCCCTGAGAGGTAAATTATTCAACACTTTGCCTAAAGGTGCAATGTTGAGTGTCTTTTTATCAGAAAAGGAAATTGAAAAGTATTTAACAGCCAACCTCTCTGTAGCTGCAGTTAACAGCAACTCAATGACCGTTATATCGGGTAAAAAAGAAGAAATAATACAGCTGAAAAATGAACTTTCAGATTATGGGATTGAATGTAAAACCCTGCATATTGATGTAGCGGCGCATTCAAAATACGTAGACGCCATATTGGATTCTTTTAAGGAATATTTAAGCAAATTGACATTAAATGCACCCGGAATTCCTTTTATTTCTAATCTTTCAGGTACTTGGATAACGTCTCAAGAAGCTACCGATCCAGAATATTGGGTAAAACATCTTCGCCAGACGGTACAATTTTCAAAAGGTATAGAAAATATACTTGCAAATAAAAACACGGCAATTATTGAAGTTGGTCCTGGGCGCTCATTAACGACTTTGTGCCTGGCGCAAGTTTCAAGAAGCGAAAAGCAGTTAATCATCGATTCGATGCCGGGCTATAAAGACACTATGTCGGATAGCAAAAAGATGTTGGGTGTTATCGGGAAGTTATGGGCAAATGGGTTTGAAATAGATGGAAGTATATTTAACAAAAGTCATAAAATACCATTGCCAACGTATCCTTTTGAAAGAAAGAGGTACTGGATTACTCCGTCGGTATTAAACGAATTTAATGAAAGCGGTACAAACAAGCTCCCGTTATCCAAAATCTTTTATTTGCCTTCATGGAAAAGGATTGAACCAGAAAACACGACAAACACTGAAACTGCATTTGACAATTGTGTTTTGATTTTTAAAAATGAAACTGATTTTGAAAATGAATTACTAAGCCAGATCAAAAAGACCAATTCTAAAATTATCGAAGTAGCAAAAGGAGAAACATTCCAACATAATGGAAACAGATTTACTATAGATATCCAAAGTCAAGACCATCACATCAGACTTTTTGAAATTTTAAATAGAGAAGACAAGCTTCCAACGCAAATTATCTATTCATTGCCATTGCAGAAAAAGTCTTTTACAACAAAAGACCATGAGATAGATCTTAACACTATTGACAGGGAAAGTTTCGAAAATTATTTCGGACTGCTATACCTATCGCAGGCAATACATAAATCGACGGCTGAAGATCGCATAAAAAACATACAGATCATCTGTATTACCAATGAGCTACACAGCATTACCGGAGATGAGGAAATCGACCTTATTAATATACCTCTTCTGGGGGTTGTAAAAGTAATTCCACAGGAATTTACCAAAATTGATTGTATCAATATAGATTTATCAATTAGCAATAAAGAAAAATGGACATTTTTCATCAATACAATATTAAACAGCATTAATAATGAAACCGAATCTCATAAAATCCGGGCTTTAAGAGGACGTTTCCAGTGGGTTCCTTCTTACGAAAATATTGAAATAAGTAAATCGATATTGGATGACCATACTGTAAATCCGGTCCGGGATTTGGGTGTATACATTATTGCTGGCGGATTGGGAGATATTGGGCTGGCTGTTTCAGCACAATTGGCAAAAAGTGCAAAAGCGATTAAATTGATATTGCTAAATCGTTCTTTATTTCCTTCGCGAGCTACTTGGGAAGGAATCATTCGTGAAGGAAAAGATACCGAAAGCATTCAAAAAATCCAGAAAATCAAAGCAATTGAAATCTTGGGGGCTGAGGTGATCCTGTTGCAAGCAAATGTTCTCGATGTAGAAAGGATTGAGAATATCAGAGAGAAAATCCTTGAAAAATATGGACAGATCAACGGAATTATTCAGGCTGTAGGACAGTATGAATCAAAAAACAACAGCGAAATATTTGGATCTAAGGTAAAAGGGACCTTAATTCTCGACCATGTTTTTAAAAATATAGAACTAGAGATGTTCATCTTATTTTCATCCCTAAATTCAGTGATCCCGGTGTATGGGCAGTCGGAATATGCGGCTTCGAGCTGCTTTTTGGATGGCTATGCAAATTATAGAAAAACGGTTCTTGGAAAGCCAACATTGGTCATCAATTGGGACCGCTGGCAAGGAATGGGCTCTGCTGCAAAAGTAGAAAAGACATTTAAAAAATTGACAGGTACCGAACTGGATGTCTCTCTTTCTGAACAAGAAGGTGTTGAAGCATTTGATAAAATGATAAGAACACAAAACACTCAGGTGTTGGTTTCCTGTTATGACTTGCAGAACAAAATAGAGATCAATAGAATGGGATTATCCCGGCTACTGCAGGACATAAAAATCAAGGATTCAATCGCAACGACTGAGAAACAGCTTGTTTATAAAGAGAACCTGGACGATTCATTAGAGGCAAAAATAGAACGTATTTGGAAAAATATCATTGGAATTGACGCTATAGGTATTTACGAAAATTTTTTCGAAATAGGTGGACATTCCTTAATGGCAGCCCGAATCATTTCACACATAAAAAAAGAGATGAATGCTGAAATCTCACTGGTCGAATTCTTTAAAGAGCCCACCATCGCAAATCTCGTTTCTATAATTACGGAACAGAGAAACGAAAATAAAAAACCAATCCTTAAAATTGAAACGGTAAGTAGGGAAAAAAAATATTTCACGTTTGATGAGAACGGGGAAATAGAATAG